One region of Streptomyces sp. NBC_00442 genomic DNA includes:
- a CDS encoding response regulator, whose translation MIDVLVVDDDPRVASINAAYTAKVPGFRVVAQAHSAGEALTRIAAQPVDLVLLDHYLPDENGLAFVRELRRLGHHTDVIMVTAARDVATVQAAMRQGALQYLVKPFTFAGLRTKLEAYAVLRRTLDGGGEAEQVEVDRIFGALSVPAEPDLPKGHSPTTADLLRGVLKAAEGPLSAQEIAERAGVSRQTAQRYLKLLERAGRVRLGLRYGETGRPEHRYAWVASL comes from the coding sequence GTGATCGACGTACTGGTCGTGGACGACGATCCCCGGGTCGCCTCCATCAATGCCGCGTACACCGCAAAGGTTCCCGGCTTCCGGGTGGTCGCCCAGGCGCATTCGGCCGGCGAGGCGCTCACCCGGATCGCCGCGCAACCGGTGGACCTGGTGCTGCTCGACCACTATCTGCCGGACGAGAACGGGCTCGCGTTCGTGCGGGAGCTGCGCCGGCTCGGCCACCACACCGACGTGATCATGGTGACGGCGGCACGCGACGTCGCCACCGTCCAGGCCGCGATGCGCCAGGGCGCGCTCCAGTACCTGGTCAAGCCCTTCACCTTCGCGGGCCTGCGCACCAAGCTGGAGGCGTACGCCGTGCTGCGGCGCACCCTGGACGGCGGCGGCGAGGCCGAGCAGGTGGAGGTGGACCGGATCTTCGGAGCGCTCTCCGTCCCCGCCGAACCCGACCTCCCCAAGGGCCACTCCCCCACCACCGCCGACCTGTTGCGCGGCGTTCTGAAGGCGGCCGAGGGCCCGCTCTCGGCGCAGGAGATCGCGGAGCGGGCCGGGGTGAGCCGGCAGACCGCGCAGCGCTATCTCAAGCTCCTCGAACGGGCCGGCCGGGTGCGGCTCGGCCTGCGCTACGGCGAGACCGGCCGCCCCGAGCACCGCTACGCGTGGGTGGCCTCCCTGTAG
- a CDS encoding ABC transporter substrate-binding protein, with amino-acid sequence MGLSACGGNSASDAKSASGQATVKVMVGGLDKVIYLPAMLTQRLGYFKAEGLDVQLLTEPAGVQAETALISGDVQGAVGFYDHTLDLQVKGKKVESVVQFSHAPGEVEIVADRAAATLKSPKDFKGKKLGVTGLGSSTDFLTKYLAVRDGVKTSEFTPVAVGAGQTFVAALKQGSIQGGMTTDPTVAAVVDQKLGKVLIDMRTPEGSQQALGGPYPSSSLYMNTQWVNGHRQTVQKLVNALVKTLRWMSAHSADEIAAKMPADYAQGGKTLYAQAIKSTLPMFTKDGVMPENGPETVERVLKAFNPNLKSATVDLSQTFTTEFVKKVPQG; translated from the coding sequence ATGGGGCTCTCCGCATGCGGCGGCAACTCCGCATCGGACGCCAAGAGCGCGTCCGGGCAGGCCACCGTCAAGGTGATGGTCGGCGGGCTCGACAAGGTCATCTATCTGCCCGCGATGCTGACCCAGCGGCTGGGCTACTTCAAGGCCGAGGGCCTGGACGTGCAGTTGCTCACCGAGCCCGCCGGGGTCCAGGCGGAGACCGCCCTGATCTCCGGCGACGTACAGGGCGCCGTCGGCTTCTACGACCACACCCTCGATCTTCAGGTGAAGGGCAAGAAGGTGGAGTCGGTGGTGCAGTTCTCGCACGCGCCGGGCGAGGTGGAGATCGTCGCCGACCGGGCCGCCGCGACCCTCAAGTCCCCCAAGGACTTCAAGGGCAAGAAGCTCGGCGTCACGGGGCTCGGCTCGTCGACGGACTTCCTCACCAAGTACCTCGCCGTGCGGGACGGGGTGAAGACCAGCGAGTTCACGCCCGTCGCGGTCGGCGCGGGGCAGACCTTCGTCGCCGCCCTCAAACAGGGCTCCATCCAGGGCGGCATGACCACCGACCCGACGGTCGCCGCCGTCGTCGACCAGAAGCTCGGCAAGGTGCTGATCGACATGCGGACGCCCGAGGGCTCGCAGCAGGCGCTCGGCGGCCCCTACCCCTCGTCCAGTCTGTACATGAACACGCAGTGGGTGAACGGCCACCGGCAGACGGTGCAGAAGTTGGTCAACGCCCTGGTGAAGACGCTGCGTTGGATGTCCGCGCACAGCGCCGACGAGATCGCGGCGAAGATGCCCGCGGACTACGCGCAGGGCGGCAAGACGCTGTACGCGCAGGCGATCAAGAGCACCCTGCCCATGTTCACCAAGGACGGAGTGATGCCCGAGAACGGCCCGGAGACGGTCGAGAGGGTGCTCAAGGCGTTCAACCCCAACCTCAAGTCGGCCACGGTGGATCTGTCGCAGACCTTCACCACGGAGTTCGTGAAGAAGGTCCCGCAGGGCTGA
- a CDS encoding DUF485 domain-containing protein has product MEKQEGRDLAAARIDDPWHDALASGWDERDGAVAASVPAQQRAGEDERLSPSEIYLEVHRSAAFQEVRRRYRRFVVPASLAFFAWYLAYVITAVGAPGLMARPVAGAVNVAMIAGLAQFLTTFLLTWAYARHARLRRDRAALELRWVVFEQNQQNQNGRRTGQAGTVRQDDAQRSTRETNK; this is encoded by the coding sequence GTGGAGAAGCAGGAAGGGCGTGATCTCGCGGCGGCGCGGATCGACGACCCTTGGCATGACGCGCTCGCCTCAGGGTGGGACGAGCGGGACGGGGCGGTGGCCGCGAGCGTGCCCGCCCAGCAGCGGGCCGGCGAGGACGAACGTCTCAGCCCGTCCGAGATCTATCTGGAAGTGCACCGCAGCGCCGCGTTCCAGGAAGTGCGCCGCCGCTACCGCCGGTTCGTCGTCCCGGCCTCCCTCGCCTTCTTCGCCTGGTACCTGGCCTATGTGATCACCGCGGTCGGCGCCCCGGGCCTCATGGCCCGCCCGGTGGCCGGCGCGGTGAACGTGGCGATGATCGCAGGGCTGGCCCAGTTCCTCACCACCTTCCTGCTGACCTGGGCCTACGCGCGCCACGCCCGGCTGCGCCGGGACCGGGCCGCGCTGGAGCTGCGCTGGGTCGTGTTCGAGCAGAACCAGCAGAACCAGAACGGCCGGCGGACCGGGCAGGCCGGCACGGTCCGGCAGGACGACGCACAGAGATCGACACGGGAGACCAACAAGTGA
- a CDS encoding sensor histidine kinase, with the protein MTLGTWLSWPSREALAREGLTRARRNLARSIRAVVFTALLWSTLANERGPGDWAWVGGVALVVGCALLGRAFYRFTYDHRLWPSLAALVLVMGGAAGARAAGWPVLALVMFCGCAVTALERLPLGAAVPCTTVALAAYSLVNQDNWLTTVVTVAGLGLAGYVLRLDAEARGSAQRLLAQERAARAAEAESAALDERARIAREIHDVLAHSLSAQLVHLEAARLLIEREPPGEFREKILERVVAARGMAREGLAETRQALSALRGEMTPVEDFLHTLIEGAGAGSGLGAGTGVQVKGERRALPAEASQTVRRVAQEALTNVRKHAPGAAVAVRLEYLPDEVALEVRDSGGREPARELAVSGSGYGLLGMRERAELLGGILEAGPEEEGFVVRLRVPA; encoded by the coding sequence GTGACCCTGGGGACCTGGCTCAGCTGGCCTTCGCGGGAAGCACTCGCCCGCGAAGGCCTCACGCGTGCCAGACGCAATCTCGCCCGGTCAATCCGGGCCGTGGTGTTCACCGCCCTGCTCTGGTCGACCCTGGCCAACGAGCGCGGGCCGGGGGACTGGGCGTGGGTGGGCGGCGTCGCGCTCGTCGTCGGCTGCGCCCTCCTGGGCCGGGCGTTCTACCGCTTCACCTACGACCATCGGCTCTGGCCGTCGCTTGCCGCGCTCGTCCTGGTGATGGGCGGCGCGGCCGGGGCCAGGGCGGCGGGCTGGCCGGTGCTGGCCCTGGTCATGTTCTGCGGCTGCGCGGTGACCGCGCTCGAGCGGCTGCCGCTCGGGGCCGCCGTGCCCTGCACCACGGTGGCCCTGGCGGCGTATTCGCTGGTCAACCAGGACAATTGGCTGACCACGGTGGTGACCGTGGCAGGGCTCGGGCTCGCCGGATATGTGCTGCGACTCGATGCGGAGGCCCGGGGCAGTGCCCAGCGGCTCCTCGCCCAGGAGCGGGCGGCGAGGGCGGCCGAGGCGGAATCGGCCGCGCTGGACGAGCGGGCCAGGATCGCCCGCGAGATCCACGACGTCCTCGCCCACAGCCTCTCGGCGCAGCTGGTTCACCTGGAGGCGGCGCGGCTGCTGATCGAGCGGGAGCCGCCCGGTGAGTTCAGGGAGAAGATCCTGGAGCGGGTGGTGGCCGCCCGGGGCATGGCGAGGGAAGGCCTCGCCGAGACCCGCCAGGCGCTGTCGGCGCTGCGCGGCGAGATGACCCCGGTCGAGGACTTCCTGCACACCCTGATCGAGGGGGCGGGAGCCGGGAGCGGGCTCGGAGCGGGCACCGGGGTCCAGGTGAAGGGCGAGCGCAGGGCGCTGCCGGCGGAGGCGTCGCAGACCGTGCGCAGGGTGGCGCAGGAGGCCCTCACCAATGTGCGCAAGCACGCACCGGGCGCGGCCGTCGCCGTGCGGCTGGAGTATCTGCCGGACGAAGTGGCCCTGGAAGTAAGGGACTCGGGAGGCCGCGAGCCGGCGCGGGAGCTCGCTGTCAGTGGCTCCGGCTACGGTCTGTTGGGGATGAGGGAGCGCGCCGAACTGCTCGGCGGCATCCTGGAGGCCGGGCCGGAGGAGGAGGGGTTCGTGGTGAGACTGAGGGTGCCCGCATGA
- a CDS encoding solute symporter family protein — MIVGQDHQTLALLLFSAFVAATLAITTWVSRNRHGSAEEFYTGGRLFSPMENGFAIAGDYMSAASFLGISGLIALFGYDGMLYSVGFLVAWLVVLLLVAELVRNCGKFTLADVVAARMSERPVRIAAGTSSVTVSVLYLVAQMVGAGSLVALLLGGTSGAARDWTVIGVGALMVVYVSLGGMRATTWIQIVKAVLLMAGTITLTVLVLLRFHGDINLLLNSAAEHSGHGREFLAPGLKYGGDWTARLDFISLGLALVLGTAGLPHILSRFYTVPTARAARRSVIWSIGLIGGFYLMTIVLGFGAAAVVGTEQVKASNPAGNTAVALLAYDLGGGAGSTGGTVLFAVVAAVAFATILAVVAGITLASSASVAHDLYASLRRRHAKQRSEVAVARVAAVGIGAVAIALGLLARDLNVAFLVGLAFAVAASANLPVLLYSLFWRNFTTRGAVWSVYGGLVPALILVLVSPVVSGSPESLFPDVDFQFFPLQNPGLLSIPLGFLAGWLGTVTSQEAPDEAKHAEAEVRALTGAGAV; from the coding sequence GTGATCGTCGGCCAAGACCATCAGACGCTGGCGCTGCTGCTGTTCAGCGCGTTCGTGGCGGCGACGCTCGCCATCACCACCTGGGTGAGCCGCAACCGGCACGGCTCGGCCGAGGAGTTCTACACGGGAGGGCGTCTGTTCTCCCCCATGGAAAATGGTTTTGCCATCGCGGGCGACTACATGTCGGCCGCCTCCTTCCTCGGCATCTCCGGACTGATCGCGCTCTTCGGCTACGACGGCATGCTGTACTCCGTGGGCTTCCTCGTGGCCTGGCTCGTGGTGCTGCTCCTCGTCGCCGAACTCGTCCGCAACTGCGGCAAGTTCACTCTCGCCGACGTCGTCGCCGCGCGGATGAGTGAGCGTCCCGTGCGGATCGCGGCGGGAACTTCCTCGGTCACCGTGTCCGTTCTCTATCTGGTGGCCCAGATGGTCGGCGCCGGCAGCCTCGTCGCCCTGCTGCTCGGCGGCACCAGCGGCGCCGCGCGGGACTGGACGGTCATCGGGGTCGGCGCCCTGATGGTGGTCTATGTGTCGCTCGGCGGGATGCGGGCCACCACCTGGATCCAGATCGTGAAGGCCGTCCTGCTCATGGCGGGCACGATCACCCTCACCGTGCTCGTGCTGCTGCGCTTCCACGGAGACATCAACCTGCTGCTGAACTCGGCGGCCGAACACAGCGGCCACGGCAGGGAGTTCCTCGCTCCCGGCCTCAAGTACGGCGGTGACTGGACGGCACGGCTCGACTTCATCAGCCTCGGCCTGGCCCTGGTCCTCGGCACGGCGGGACTGCCGCACATCCTCTCGCGCTTCTACACCGTGCCCACCGCGCGGGCCGCCCGGCGCTCGGTCATCTGGTCCATCGGCCTCATCGGCGGGTTCTACCTGATGACGATCGTGCTCGGCTTCGGCGCGGCCGCCGTGGTCGGCACCGAACAGGTCAAGGCATCCAACCCGGCGGGCAACACCGCCGTCGCGCTCCTGGCCTACGACCTGGGAGGCGGAGCCGGTTCCACCGGCGGCACCGTGCTCTTCGCCGTGGTCGCCGCCGTCGCCTTCGCCACGATCCTGGCCGTGGTCGCGGGCATCACCCTGGCGTCCTCGGCGTCCGTCGCCCACGACCTGTACGCCTCGCTCAGGCGCCGGCACGCCAAGCAGCGCAGCGAGGTCGCGGTCGCGCGGGTCGCCGCGGTGGGCATCGGGGCGGTGGCCATCGCGCTCGGCCTGCTGGCCCGCGACCTCAATGTGGCGTTCCTCGTCGGCCTCGCCTTCGCGGTCGCCGCCTCGGCCAACCTTCCGGTGCTGCTCTACTCCCTGTTCTGGCGCAACTTCACCACCCGGGGCGCCGTGTGGTCGGTGTACGGAGGTCTGGTCCCGGCGTTGATCCTGGTCCTCGTCTCACCCGTGGTCTCCGGCAGCCCCGAATCGCTCTTCCCGGACGTGGACTTCCAGTTCTTCCCCCTGCAGAACCCCGGGCTCCTCTCCATTCCGCTGGGATTCCTCGCGGGCTGGCTCGGTACGGTGACCTCGCAGGAGGCCCCGGACGAGGCGAAGCACGCGGAGGCGGAAGTGCGGGCCCTGACCGGAGCGGGAGCCGTATAG
- a CDS encoding ABC transporter ATP-binding protein, which produces MNTDTVPAIELRGAGKAFRTPSGALHTAVRDLDLSVRQGEFVAVVGPTGCGKSTTLTLVSGLEEPTDGEVLVAGEPVDGIGDKVGFVFQQDAVFPWRTVLSNVMAGPRFRGVPKAEAKEMARAWLSRVGLTAFEDRYPHQLSGGQRKRVALAATFVNDPRILLMDEPFSALDVQTRALMSDELLDLWSGTGASVVFVTHDLEESIALADRVVVMTAGPATVKRIFDIDLPRPRKVESVRLEPRFLDLYREIWQSLGEEVRITRERGATDVA; this is translated from the coding sequence ATGAACACAGACACCGTTCCCGCCATCGAACTGAGGGGTGCGGGCAAGGCGTTCCGCACGCCGTCCGGGGCGCTGCACACCGCCGTACGGGACCTCGATCTCAGCGTGCGGCAGGGCGAGTTCGTGGCCGTCGTCGGTCCCACCGGATGCGGAAAGTCGACCACGCTGACCCTGGTGAGCGGCCTGGAGGAGCCCACCGACGGCGAGGTCCTGGTCGCCGGGGAACCGGTCGACGGCATCGGCGACAAGGTCGGCTTCGTCTTCCAGCAGGATGCCGTCTTCCCCTGGCGCACCGTGCTCTCCAACGTGATGGCCGGCCCGCGCTTTCGCGGCGTACCGAAGGCCGAGGCGAAGGAGATGGCCCGCGCGTGGCTGTCCAGGGTCGGCCTGACGGCCTTCGAGGACCGCTATCCGCACCAGCTCTCGGGCGGCCAGCGCAAACGTGTCGCCCTCGCCGCGACGTTCGTCAACGACCCCAGGATCCTGCTGATGGACGAGCCGTTCTCGGCGCTCGACGTCCAGACCAGGGCCCTCATGTCGGACGAGCTCCTCGATCTGTGGTCCGGCACCGGGGCCTCCGTCGTGTTCGTCACCCACGACCTGGAGGAGTCCATCGCCCTGGCCGACCGGGTCGTCGTGATGACGGCGGGCCCGGCCACCGTCAAACGGATCTTCGACATCGACCTGCCGCGCCCGCGCAAGGTCGAATCGGTGCGTCTGGAACCGCGCTTCCTCGACCTCTACCGCGAGATCTGGCAGTCACTCGGCGAAGAGGTCCGCATCACCAGGGAACGGGGTGCCACCGATGTCGCCTGA
- a CDS encoding response regulator, translating into MIDVLVVDDDFRVAEINASYVAKVPGFRVAARAHNASQALAALERHRVDLVLLDHFLPDETGLSLVRRMRQLGHHTDVIMVTSASDVATVQAAMRHGALHYLVKPFAFAALRAKLDSYATLRRTVDRAAGRSGAEPPAQDQEQVDRIFAALRTGLPSRHSVPTAELIRDVLHDAEHPLSAHEVADRTGLSRSTAQRYLRLLEQSGRLRLTLRYGETGRPEHRYAWAV; encoded by the coding sequence GTGATCGATGTCCTGGTCGTGGACGACGACTTCCGTGTTGCCGAGATCAACGCGTCCTATGTCGCGAAGGTTCCCGGGTTCCGGGTCGCGGCGCGCGCGCACAACGCATCGCAGGCACTGGCCGCGCTGGAACGCCATCGGGTCGATCTCGTCCTGCTCGACCATTTCCTGCCCGACGAGACCGGGCTCAGCCTGGTCCGACGGATGCGCCAACTGGGCCACCACACCGACGTGATCATGGTGACGTCGGCGAGCGACGTGGCGACGGTCCAGGCCGCGATGCGCCACGGGGCCCTGCACTACCTCGTGAAGCCGTTCGCCTTCGCGGCCCTGCGGGCGAAGCTCGACTCGTACGCGACCCTGCGGCGCACCGTGGACCGGGCGGCGGGAAGGTCCGGCGCCGAGCCGCCGGCCCAGGACCAGGAGCAGGTCGACCGGATCTTCGCGGCCCTGCGCACCGGGCTGCCCAGCCGTCACTCGGTGCCGACGGCGGAGCTGATCCGCGATGTCCTGCACGACGCCGAGCATCCGCTCTCCGCCCACGAGGTCGCCGACCGCACCGGTCTGAGCCGCTCGACCGCCCAGCGCTATCTGCGCCTCCTCGAACAGTCCGGCCGCCTCCGGCTCACCCTGCGCTACGGCGAGACGGGGCGCCCCGAACACCGGTACGCCTGGGCGGTGTGA
- a CDS encoding DUF1453 domain-containing protein codes for MSALNVLVAVAVVALILVRQFKPQQVAGSGRTWWLVPAVLAFFAVKDGGLIDHQHQAGSLTLLCAELVTGVLMGVGWAWTSRMWTEPDGTVWSRGTKATAGIWVLGIALRVGLAALGALAGIHMGTGAILLALAASLIVRGGIQMWRAQPALAPYGTAAASPAPQMWKDRV; via the coding sequence ATGTCCGCGCTCAACGTGCTGGTGGCAGTCGCGGTGGTGGCGTTGATCCTGGTCCGCCAGTTCAAGCCGCAGCAGGTCGCGGGATCCGGCCGCACGTGGTGGCTGGTGCCCGCCGTGCTGGCGTTCTTCGCCGTGAAGGACGGCGGGCTCATCGACCACCAGCACCAGGCCGGATCCCTCACGCTGCTCTGCGCCGAGCTCGTGACCGGTGTGCTCATGGGCGTCGGCTGGGCCTGGACATCGCGGATGTGGACCGAGCCCGACGGCACGGTGTGGTCCCGCGGCACCAAGGCCACCGCCGGGATCTGGGTCCTCGGCATAGCCCTGCGCGTCGGGCTCGCCGCTCTCGGCGCCCTGGCCGGGATCCACATGGGCACCGGCGCCATCCTGCTGGCGCTCGCCGCCTCGCTGATCGTCCGCGGGGGCATCCAGATGTGGCGGGCCCAGCCGGCTCTCGCGCCGTACGGCACCGCTGCCGCAAGCCCCGCCCCGCAGATGTGGAAGGACCGCGTGTGA
- a CDS encoding ABC transporter permease, translated as MSPDTHGASPTAPGTAGPAVTQPTAGTKPLARTATRARDARNRRLLVHGSRVLLLALVFGAWEFLARADVIDAFNFSMPSAIWDQMREWALHGTAQGSLWEQIWYTLYEALLGWVAGVVAGVVLGIALGRIRFLADVLGPYIKVLNAIPRIVLAPVFLIWFGLGPASKVASAVVLVFFPVFFNAFQGAREVDRNLVDNARILGASNRRVTFQVVIPSATSWIFTSLHVSFGFALIGAIVGEYIGATKGLGLLVAASQGTFNAAGVYAAMAILAVVALFTEGLLTFAERRLFRWRPAEPGAER; from the coding sequence ATGTCGCCTGACACGCACGGGGCGTCGCCGACGGCCCCCGGCACCGCCGGCCCGGCCGTTACCCAGCCCACGGCCGGTACCAAACCCTTGGCCCGTACGGCCACGCGCGCCCGGGACGCGCGCAACCGCCGCCTCCTGGTCCACGGCAGCCGCGTCCTGCTCCTGGCCCTGGTCTTCGGGGCCTGGGAGTTCCTGGCCCGCGCCGATGTCATCGACGCCTTCAACTTCTCGATGCCGTCGGCGATTTGGGACCAGATGCGGGAGTGGGCCCTGCACGGCACGGCGCAGGGATCTCTCTGGGAGCAGATCTGGTACACGCTCTACGAGGCGCTCCTCGGCTGGGTCGCCGGAGTGGTCGCGGGTGTCGTGCTCGGCATCGCGCTGGGCCGGATCCGCTTCCTCGCCGATGTCCTCGGCCCCTACATCAAGGTCCTCAACGCCATCCCGCGCATCGTGCTCGCGCCCGTCTTCCTGATCTGGTTCGGTCTCGGGCCGGCCTCGAAGGTCGCCTCCGCCGTCGTCCTCGTCTTCTTCCCGGTCTTCTTCAACGCCTTCCAAGGGGCGCGCGAGGTCGACCGGAACCTGGTCGACAACGCCCGCATCCTGGGGGCGAGCAACCGCCGGGTCACCTTCCAGGTGGTCATCCCCTCCGCCACCTCCTGGATCTTCACCAGCCTCCACGTCAGCTTCGGGTTCGCGCTGATCGGGGCGATCGTCGGCGAGTACATCGGCGCGACCAAGGGCCTGGGGCTTTTGGTGGCAGCCTCCCAGGGGACCTTCAACGCCGCCGGGGTGTACGCCGCGATGGCCATCCTGGCCGTCGTCGCCCTGTTCACCGAGGGGCTGCTCACGTTCGCCGAGCGGCGGCTGTTCCGCTGGCGCCCGGCCGAGCCCGGCGCCGAGCGCTGA
- a CDS encoding response regulator transcription factor has product MTGGGPGTRGVIKVVVADDQSVVREGIVMLLGLLPGIEVIGSARDGEEAVALTARLAPDIVLMDLRMPRCDGVEATRRIRAEHPGTEVVILTTYADDDSLFPALKAGARGYLTKDAGGEEIVKSIEDVLSGQAGLAPSIQRRLLERVTAQPPAPTPGELPDGLTTREGEVLGLVAEGMTNPEISKALHISTATVKTHINNIFGKCGVRDRAQAVRYAYRNGWADPPGRPLP; this is encoded by the coding sequence ATGACCGGGGGCGGCCCCGGGACACGGGGGGTGATCAAGGTGGTCGTGGCCGACGACCAGTCCGTGGTGCGCGAAGGCATCGTGATGCTGCTCGGGCTGCTGCCGGGTATCGAGGTCATCGGCTCGGCGCGAGACGGCGAGGAGGCCGTCGCCCTCACGGCCCGACTGGCCCCGGACATCGTCCTGATGGACCTGCGCATGCCGCGTTGCGACGGGGTGGAGGCCACCCGCCGCATCCGCGCCGAGCACCCCGGCACCGAGGTGGTGATCCTCACGACGTATGCGGACGACGACTCCCTCTTCCCTGCCCTGAAGGCCGGCGCCCGGGGGTATCTGACCAAGGACGCCGGGGGCGAGGAGATCGTCAAGTCGATAGAGGACGTGCTGTCCGGTCAGGCCGGCCTCGCCCCGTCCATCCAGCGCCGCCTCCTGGAACGGGTGACGGCACAGCCGCCGGCCCCCACTCCGGGCGAACTGCCCGACGGGCTCACCACTCGCGAGGGCGAAGTGCTCGGGCTCGTCGCGGAGGGAATGACCAACCCCGAGATCTCCAAGGCCCTGCACATCTCGACGGCCACCGTGAAGACCCACATCAACAACATCTTCGGCAAGTGCGGGGTACGCGACCGGGCCCAGGCCGTGCGGTACGCCTATCGGAACGGATGGGCCGATCCGCCCGGCAGACCGCTTCCGTAA